A part of Desulfofundulus salinus genomic DNA contains:
- a CDS encoding ATP-binding cassette domain-containing protein produces the protein MEVIVEVEQLKKSFGKHTAVKGVSFNIAAGEVFGLLGPNGAGKTTIVRMLTTLLLPDGGRATVCGYDVRRQAARVRQCIGYVPQALSVDGALTGYENMMIFAKLLGLKGRERERRIADLLHFMQLEDAAGRLVRTYSGGMVRRLEIAQAVLHYPRVLFLDEPTVGLDPVARRGVWEILAKLRRTSRMAILLTTHYMEEADTVCTRVGILNRGEMVVTGTPGELKALVGNPDASMDDVFTYFTGNFLDAGGDFRGIRQVRHISRRLG, from the coding sequence GTGGAGGTAATTGTCGAAGTTGAACAACTGAAAAAATCCTTCGGCAAACACACCGCGGTAAAAGGTGTTTCTTTTAACATTGCAGCCGGGGAGGTTTTTGGCCTGCTGGGGCCAAACGGAGCGGGTAAGACAACCATTGTACGCATGCTGACCACCCTGTTACTACCTGATGGCGGCCGGGCAACGGTGTGCGGTTACGATGTGCGCCGGCAGGCGGCCCGGGTACGGCAATGTATCGGTTATGTGCCCCAGGCCCTGTCGGTGGATGGGGCACTCACCGGTTATGAAAACATGATGATTTTTGCCAAACTGCTTGGTTTAAAAGGAAGAGAAAGAGAAAGGCGTATTGCCGACCTGCTGCATTTCATGCAACTGGAAGATGCCGCCGGCCGGCTGGTGCGCACCTATTCCGGCGGTATGGTGCGACGACTGGAAATTGCCCAGGCCGTCCTTCATTATCCCCGGGTACTTTTCCTGGATGAGCCCACGGTGGGGCTGGACCCGGTGGCCCGCAGGGGAGTCTGGGAAATACTCGCGAAGCTACGCCGGACTTCCCGTATGGCCATCCTGCTCACCACTCACTATATGGAAGAGGCCGATACAGTCTGTACCCGGGTGGGCATACTTAATCGCGGCGAAATGGTGGTTACCGGCACGCCGGGGGAATTAAAGGCACTGGTGGGTAACCCCGATGCTTCCATGGATGATGTATTTACTTATTTTACCGGTAATTTTTTGGATGCGGGGGGAGATTTTCGTGGAATCAGACAGGTTCGCCACATCAGTCGCCGCCTCGGTTGA
- a CDS encoding MarR family winged helix-turn-helix transcriptional regulator: protein MNNNEQLLTEKIADALWQIWRCWRLTSHPVKQGKITLEQYWVLHILHRFGPQRIKDIAVRMGTGSSAVTIAVKRLERDGLVCRKRGTEDERVVTVYLTEHGQAVFHAWRQERHRVLSALFEPLDGEERRQLYSLLEKVLGQMKEGAVSGGGNCRS, encoded by the coding sequence ATGAATAATAACGAGCAGTTGCTCACTGAAAAAATTGCCGATGCGCTCTGGCAAATCTGGCGTTGCTGGCGTTTGACGTCCCACCCGGTAAAACAGGGTAAGATTACACTTGAGCAGTACTGGGTTTTGCACATCCTGCACCGGTTTGGACCACAGCGGATCAAAGATATCGCCGTTCGCATGGGTACCGGCTCAAGCGCGGTGACCATCGCTGTCAAGAGACTGGAGCGGGATGGTCTGGTATGCAGAAAACGAGGAACGGAAGACGAACGGGTGGTAACTGTGTATCTCACCGAACACGGGCAGGCAGTATTTCACGCCTGGCGGCAGGAAAGGCACCGGGTTTTATCAGCCCTTTTTGAACCGCTCGACGGGGAGGAAAGACGCCAGCTTTATAGCCTGCTGGAGAAAGTACTGGGGCAGATGAAAGAAGGAGCGGTGTCCGGTGGAGGTAATTGTCGAAGTTGA
- a CDS encoding FmdE family protein, which translates to MTDWEKVIAFHGHPCCLLAIGYRATKVALEKLGAGVPGHDLVAVVENRTCAADAVQVVSGCTFGKRNFVYRDNGKYVFTFACMGERQALRVSLRAGVLSKEGDDFVALMEKVANGVATEGEREEFYRRQEPLMKYILEGPVEEIFEMQIVNLEKSLPELCLQMITCSRCGEEMMKDHAFFQNGRPVCKDCLV; encoded by the coding sequence ATGACCGATTGGGAAAAAGTAATTGCCTTTCACGGGCACCCCTGTTGTTTGCTGGCCATCGGGTACCGGGCAACAAAGGTTGCCTTGGAGAAACTGGGTGCTGGTGTTCCCGGGCACGATCTGGTGGCCGTGGTGGAAAACCGTACCTGTGCCGCCGACGCGGTGCAGGTGGTCTCGGGTTGCACCTTTGGGAAAAGAAATTTTGTCTACAGGGACAACGGCAAATACGTATTTACCTTTGCCTGCATGGGAGAGAGGCAGGCTTTGCGGGTAAGCTTAAGGGCAGGTGTGCTGAGCAAAGAAGGGGATGATTTTGTAGCCCTCATGGAAAAGGTGGCCAACGGAGTAGCCACAGAAGGGGAGCGGGAGGAGTTTTACCGCCGCCAGGAGCCCCTGATGAAGTACATTCTGGAAGGGCCGGTTGAAGAAATTTTTGAAATGCAGATTGTAAATTTGGAAAAATCTCTTCCTGAACTCTGTTTGCAGATGATTACCTGCAGCCGCTGCGGCGAAGAAATGATGAAAGATCATGCCTTTTTTCAGAATGGACGTCCGGTCTGTAAGGATTGTCTGGTATAA
- a CDS encoding ABC transporter substrate-binding protein produces the protein MSIFFLIFLIILLAGCSAEKVRPGEKVSLQYATGFSIENLPAGCKKVTDGDGRELLLVPRGKKPPAGYGNLPVFYTPVQKVVVGSTTQAALLRPLGVLGTIAGVTTEKKDWYIDEVTKGMEKGRVAFLGKNSAPDYEKIKALSPDVVFTYTHVMGGTEFAQKLNELGIPYAVDNEWLESHPLGRVEWVKFLAAFYNKEKEADDYFRQVVANVEQVARKVPAGTRPKVLWGSIFKGKVYVPAGNSYVARMIEMAGGDYVFKDLGGSATGNANITLEEFYARGKDADIFIIPFSPQSTGITSIAKLLEQAPVLADIKPVKEKRIWCAQPWYYQSMDKTDEQIEDLAAMFYPVSWSGYQPRHFMSLPDK, from the coding sequence TTGTCTATCTTTTTCCTAATTTTTTTAATAATCCTCCTCGCCGGTTGTAGCGCGGAGAAGGTCAGGCCGGGGGAAAAGGTTAGTCTGCAGTATGCCACTGGCTTTAGCATCGAAAATCTACCTGCCGGCTGCAAAAAGGTAACTGACGGCGACGGGAGAGAGTTGCTATTGGTACCCCGGGGCAAAAAGCCGCCCGCGGGTTACGGGAACCTTCCGGTTTTCTATACTCCTGTACAAAAGGTAGTTGTTGGCTCGACCACCCAGGCCGCCCTCCTCAGGCCGCTCGGGGTGCTGGGTACCATTGCCGGGGTAACCACGGAGAAAAAAGACTGGTACATTGACGAAGTAACGAAAGGAATGGAAAAGGGGCGGGTTGCTTTCCTGGGCAAGAACAGTGCCCCGGACTATGAAAAAATCAAGGCCCTTTCCCCGGATGTAGTTTTTACCTACACGCACGTCATGGGCGGAACGGAGTTTGCCCAGAAGTTAAACGAACTGGGCATCCCCTACGCCGTGGATAACGAGTGGCTGGAGTCTCATCCTTTGGGCAGGGTGGAATGGGTGAAGTTCCTGGCCGCCTTTTACAACAAAGAAAAGGAGGCAGATGATTACTTCCGCCAGGTGGTCGCTAACGTCGAGCAGGTGGCCAGGAAGGTACCTGCCGGGACAAGGCCCAAGGTCCTCTGGGGGAGCATCTTTAAGGGCAAAGTATACGTACCTGCCGGCAACTCTTACGTGGCCAGGATGATTGAAATGGCCGGAGGCGATTACGTCTTCAAGGACCTTGGCGGTTCGGCTACGGGCAATGCCAATATCACCCTGGAGGAATTTTATGCCAGAGGCAAGGATGCAGATATTTTCATTATACCTTTCAGCCCCCAGTCAACCGGCATCACCTCCATTGCCAAACTTCTAGAACAAGCACCGGTCCTGGCAGATATCAAGCCGGTAAAAGAAAAAAGAATCTGGTGTGCTCAGCCCTGGTACTATCAATCAATGGATAAAACAGACGAGCAAATTGAGGACCTGGCTGCTATGTTTTACCCTGTTTCCTGGTCTGGTTACCAACCCAGGCATTTTATGAGTTTGCCGGATAAGTAA
- a CDS encoding FecCD family ABC transporter permease produces MFFKEKTGRYYIFIIIFAFLVGALFLLNLSLGSVPVPLKEVYRVVLHQPVDNTTFQAVIWKIRLPRSLATLFGGAALATGGLLLQIFFRNPIVGPYVLGISSGATLLVALVMLTSLSVGLTIHPFALSMAAFLGALLVMILVLAVANRVRNVVTLLVVGLMMGYLCSAVSSILIALAEKEKVHGFVLWTLGSFSGFTWDELVVLMGLSGPLLLCSLLLCKPLNAFLLGEDYARSMGVNIRCFRVAIVMLASALAGLVTAFAGPVAFIGLAVPHMARLSLGTSDNRALLPATILLGATVASLCDLVARMALSPVELPISAITSFFGAPIVIGLLLKRRTAL; encoded by the coding sequence GTGTTTTTCAAGGAAAAGACAGGCCGATATTATATCTTTATCATTATTTTTGCCTTCTTGGTGGGGGCCCTGTTTCTCTTAAATCTCAGTTTAGGCTCAGTACCCGTACCGCTAAAAGAGGTCTACCGGGTCGTCCTGCACCAGCCTGTTGATAATACCACCTTTCAAGCGGTGATCTGGAAGATTCGTCTTCCCCGCTCCCTGGCCACCCTTTTTGGCGGGGCGGCTTTGGCCACTGGGGGATTGCTGTTGCAGATCTTTTTCCGCAACCCCATTGTGGGGCCTTACGTGCTGGGCATTTCTTCCGGGGCCACCCTGCTTGTGGCGCTGGTCATGCTCACCAGCCTTTCCGTGGGCCTGACCATCCATCCCTTTGCCCTGAGCATGGCTGCTTTTCTCGGTGCCCTTTTAGTGATGATACTCGTCCTGGCCGTGGCCAACCGGGTAAGAAATGTGGTTACTCTGCTGGTCGTCGGCTTGATGATGGGTTATTTGTGCAGCGCGGTAAGCAGCATTTTAATTGCTCTGGCGGAAAAGGAAAAGGTGCACGGCTTTGTCCTCTGGACGCTGGGCAGCTTTTCCGGGTTTACCTGGGATGAACTGGTGGTCCTGATGGGGTTGAGCGGGCCGCTGCTCCTGTGTTCTCTCCTGCTCTGCAAGCCCCTTAACGCTTTTTTACTGGGGGAAGATTATGCCCGGAGCATGGGGGTGAACATCCGGTGTTTTCGGGTGGCCATTGTGATGCTGGCCAGCGCCCTGGCCGGTTTGGTTACTGCTTTTGCCGGGCCGGTCGCCTTTATTGGCCTCGCTGTGCCACACATGGCCAGGCTTTCTTTGGGCACTTCAGATAACAGAGCGCTCCTGCCGGCAACCATTTTACTGGGGGCTACTGTTGCCAGTTTATGTGATCTGGTGGCAAGGATGGCCCTGTCACCTGTGGAGCTGCCGATTAGCGCCATTACGTCATTTTTTGGTGCACCTATTGTTATCGGGCTGTTGTTGAAAAGGAGGACCGCTCTATGA
- a CDS encoding ABC transporter ATP-binding protein: protein MKVLQACDLAVGYGTRTVVNDINLDALKGQFICLLGPNGSGKSTILRCLAGLLAPLRGSVYLKGNQLYTLGPGDLARTMAVVLTERLSPGLLTAFEVVAMGRYPYTGFWGHLTEKDRCKTQEALRLVNGENLATRYFAELSDGEKQKVMLARALAQEPELIILDEPTTHLDVKHRLEVMAILRQLTREKGITVILSLHEIDLALKSCAIAMLVKDGKILACGPPEEVLDEDTVTELYDIDSAYFSDCLGGMELRNNGGAPVYVLGGAGSGARVYRMLSKHGFGVVTGVIHENDVDYHVGKAVGATLIEEQPFEEIGDSSFERAVELIRRAARVIDAGFPVGSLNLRNLDLIRLVLAQGRTVYTLRGKRETEELYGEVGSQFIHCHSLGDLLEKLTSNAHATG, encoded by the coding sequence ATGAAAGTGTTACAGGCCTGCGATCTGGCCGTGGGCTATGGTACCAGGACGGTGGTAAATGACATTAATCTGGATGCTTTAAAGGGTCAGTTTATCTGCCTTCTAGGACCTAACGGTTCCGGGAAGTCTACCATCTTGCGCTGCCTGGCCGGGCTTTTGGCCCCTTTGAGGGGTTCGGTATATCTAAAGGGAAACCAGCTTTATACCCTGGGGCCTGGGGATCTGGCAAGGACCATGGCTGTGGTTCTCACGGAACGCCTTTCTCCGGGGCTGCTCACGGCCTTTGAAGTGGTAGCCATGGGACGTTACCCCTACACGGGCTTCTGGGGGCACCTCACCGAAAAAGATCGGTGCAAAACTCAAGAGGCTCTGCGCCTGGTAAATGGGGAGAATCTTGCCACAAGGTATTTTGCCGAGCTAAGCGACGGCGAAAAGCAGAAGGTTATGCTGGCGCGGGCGCTGGCACAAGAACCGGAACTGATCATATTGGACGAACCAACCACCCATCTGGACGTAAAGCACCGGCTGGAAGTAATGGCCATTCTCCGGCAGCTAACCCGGGAAAAAGGGATTACTGTAATTCTTTCCCTGCATGAAATTGATCTGGCCTTGAAGAGTTGTGCTATCGCTATGCTCGTTAAGGACGGGAAAATCCTGGCCTGCGGCCCACCAGAGGAGGTGTTGGACGAGGATACGGTGACTGAACTATACGATATTGATTCCGCTTATTTCAGCGATTGCCTGGGCGGCATGGAGCTTAGAAACAACGGCGGAGCGCCGGTCTATGTGCTGGGCGGTGCCGGAAGTGGGGCACGTGTTTACCGCATGTTGAGCAAACATGGTTTTGGCGTCGTGACCGGTGTTATTCACGAAAACGACGTGGATTACCATGTTGGTAAGGCCGTCGGGGCCACGTTGATTGAGGAACAGCCGTTTGAAGAGATTGGTGATTCGTCCTTTGAGCGTGCAGTCGAATTAATACGCCGGGCTGCACGGGTGATTGACGCCGGCTTTCCTGTGGGATCGCTGAACCTGCGCAACCTCGACCTGATCCGGCTGGTGCTGGCGCAGGGCCGGACGGTCTATACCTTGCGCGGCAAGAGGGAAACGGAAGAGCTGTACGGGGAGGTCGGCAGCCAGTTCATTCACTGTCACAGCCTGGGGGATCTGCTGGAGAAGCTGACCTCTAATGCGCATGCCACCGGTTGA
- a CDS encoding adenosylcobinamide amidohydrolase, whose translation MLIYETSSGEKIYRRDDSIIVYFPGPRRVVSTARLNGGYREDLQAVFNHHMPPGDHKPADLPGGSVEGYLEYLTGRLNLPYRHTAGLLTAARMENASIKTADYRELALTAVVTGGVEVNGGRAGDPARHYELDGQWTFVGGTINIILLIDGNLPPHTLVRAIVTATEAKAAALQELVAPSRYSHGIATGSGTDQIIAVSNVQCRHSFTDAGKHSKLGELIGRAVKEAVKEALDKQTGLNPLRQCNFLVRLERYVIGLDDFWRLAQSDGIGLSRELYLERLRRLATDERLVALAATLLHLLDEYEWGLLSGGATLEAGRNFIRAYVPSAAVDEGKGSEPVNYLIKMFIRAVNEIIAKQEKAFLP comes from the coding sequence TTGCTCATTTATGAAACGAGCAGCGGGGAAAAAATTTACCGGCGTGACGATAGCATCATCGTTTATTTTCCCGGACCACGCCGGGTGGTCAGTACGGCCAGGCTCAACGGCGGCTATCGAGAAGACTTACAGGCGGTATTTAACCACCACATGCCTCCCGGTGATCACAAGCCTGCCGATTTGCCGGGAGGCAGCGTGGAGGGATACCTGGAGTACCTGACCGGCCGTTTGAATTTGCCCTACCGTCACACTGCCGGGCTATTGACTGCTGCCAGAATGGAAAATGCTTCTATAAAAACGGCTGATTATCGTGAGCTGGCGTTGACAGCTGTGGTTACCGGCGGAGTAGAGGTAAACGGGGGACGGGCCGGAGATCCCGCCCGGCACTACGAACTGGACGGCCAGTGGACTTTCGTCGGCGGCACCATAAATATCATCCTGCTTATCGATGGCAACCTGCCTCCCCACACGCTTGTGCGCGCCATTGTTACAGCCACTGAGGCCAAGGCGGCTGCCCTGCAGGAACTGGTTGCTCCCAGCCGTTATTCTCACGGGATCGCCACCGGGTCAGGCACCGATCAAATTATTGCCGTTTCCAACGTGCAGTGCCGGCATAGCTTCACAGATGCCGGGAAGCATTCCAAACTGGGTGAGCTGATCGGGAGGGCGGTTAAGGAAGCAGTTAAAGAGGCACTGGATAAACAGACCGGCCTTAATCCCCTGCGCCAGTGCAATTTTCTGGTCCGCCTGGAGAGGTACGTGATTGGTCTTGACGACTTCTGGCGCCTGGCACAATCTGATGGGATCGGGCTTTCCCGGGAGTTATATCTGGAACGGTTGCGTCGCCTGGCTACAGACGAAAGACTGGTCGCCCTGGCGGCCACGTTACTGCATTTGCTTGACGAATATGAATGGGGCCTGCTGTCCGGCGGGGCGACGTTAGAGGCAGGAAGAAACTTTATCCGGGCATATGTACCTTCTGCAGCTGTTGATGAGGGAAAGGGAAGCGAGCCGGTTAATTACCTGATTAAGATGTTTATCAGAGCGGTTAATGAAATAATTGCGAAACAAGAAAAAGCTTTTCTACCCTGA
- a CDS encoding nitrilase-related carbon-nitrogen hydrolase, translated as MSKNFPARIIVNPELATTGYAFESRRDISPFVETVPGPTTELFGALARRYGVYICLGLPEVDLKSGIYYNTAVHLEEGREWDEA; from the coding sequence ATGTCGAAAAACTTCCCGGCCCGGATCATTGTAAATCCCGAGCTGGCCACCACGGGTTATGCCTTTGAAAGCAGAAGGGACATTTCCCCCTTTGTGGAGACCGTTCCCGGGCCGACCACGGAATTGTTCGGTGCCCTGGCCCGCCGGTACGGGGTCTATATTTGCCTGGGGCTACCGGAAGTGGATTTAAAATCGGGTATTTATTATAACACCGCAGTCCATTTAGAAGAGGGGAGAGAATGGGATGAAGCTTAG
- the cobN gene encoding cobaltochelatase subunit CobN, whose amino-acid sequence MKLRILFYTAIEGELGSLSNAVRSVHREYGPLVEVLAYAKRDLTGPEKQAELLDTVPCCHLVILHLMGGPDSLPSFDRVTALAREQAIPLAVLPSAGDDTRALLGLSNLSEEDYRLVRLYVCYGGEENLKNLLIWSINRYLKKFYPVPEPKPLPWEGLYYPGCQSEAQAAALLEEKLKEGKPVVGILFYQSYRVTGNTGFVDELINQIENQGGVALPVFLYATRNDELGSRGIAWVVENYFSRQGRPLVDVVVNTLMFAQTMATPTFSRVEEKDLYLRLGVPLIKAILSVASRSEWENSQQGLGPLDVVMSVALPEFDGDLITVPVATREEMERDPLTGAAPIKYVPVAERMQKVASLALRWARLRRKPNREKKVAIILHNYPPRNDRIGNAFGLDTPASVHRLLVAMHKAGYLVEDLPPDGAALMEKVLSGLTNERGWLDPRELERRAAARVEKSTYREWFFAFPGISQEHLKRDWGPPPGEVFYYGDHLLVPGIFLGNVFLGVQPPRGFLEDPSKIYHSPDLSPPHHYLAYYRWLRDVFQADIVFHIGKHGSLEWLPGKGVGLSAACFPDLAINDLPHVYPYIVNNPGEGTQAKRRSHACIIDHLVPVMTRAGSYDELAEIEVLLKEYNEAKMMDASRLPSLHNLIWEKVALTHLDQDLKITREAAEKDWEDFLERLHSYLHEIKDTLIRDGLHILGQPPAGEALVEMLLALTRLPNGPVPSLREQVAGIKGFSYEALLSNPGYFDPDRGRTYGEMLDEIDNLARRLLEAFVNGGYTVNEAPFIVQKLLGKQNEEICRVLEYAVNTLVPALAATKQELDNCLNALAGGFVPPGPSGAPTRGMADILPTGRNFYSVDPQAVPSRAAWQVGCSLADALLERYRQEKGTYPRSVGIVVWATSNMRTGGDDIAQALYLMGVRPVWDEKSGRIKGLAVIPLEELGRPRIDVTIRASGMFRDAFLNVIHLIDQAVEMVANLDEPEDLNFVAAHVRQEVAEKVAQGINPEQAREEALWRIFSDPPGCYGAGVSNLITARNWRDEKDLGEVYVTWGGYAYSRRSFGKDARPAFRQRLALVEATVKNEDTREIDMYDSDDFYSYHGGMVAAVKAIKGEPPMSFSGDSSDPARVRVRTLDEETKHIFRARVLNPRWIESMKRHGYKGAGDLSHLVEVAFGWDATAGVLEDWLYEALAHKYALDPSMQDWFKEVNPWALQNIVEHLLEAIERGMWQAAPEMNEALRELYLEIEGELEARTE is encoded by the coding sequence ATGAAGCTTAGAATATTGTTTTACACGGCCATTGAGGGTGAATTGGGCAGCCTCAGTAATGCCGTCAGGAGCGTGCACAGGGAATACGGACCCCTGGTGGAAGTTCTGGCATACGCGAAGCGGGATTTAACCGGCCCGGAAAAGCAAGCAGAGTTACTGGATACGGTTCCCTGCTGCCACCTGGTGATCCTGCACCTGATGGGTGGGCCGGACTCCTTACCCTCTTTCGACCGGGTAACGGCCCTGGCCAGAGAACAGGCCATACCTCTGGCCGTTCTGCCTTCGGCGGGGGATGATACCCGGGCGCTCCTGGGCTTGAGCAACCTTTCTGAAGAAGATTACCGGCTTGTCCGGTTATATGTTTGTTACGGCGGGGAGGAGAACCTCAAAAATTTACTCATCTGGTCAATTAACCGTTATTTAAAAAAGTTTTACCCTGTACCGGAGCCCAAACCCCTCCCCTGGGAAGGGTTATACTACCCGGGGTGTCAGAGTGAGGCCCAGGCAGCGGCCCTTCTTGAAGAAAAACTAAAGGAAGGTAAACCCGTGGTGGGTATTCTTTTCTACCAGAGTTACCGGGTAACCGGCAACACCGGCTTTGTGGACGAGCTGATCAATCAAATAGAAAACCAGGGTGGTGTAGCCCTGCCGGTATTCCTGTATGCGACCAGAAACGATGAGCTGGGTAGCCGGGGGATAGCCTGGGTGGTGGAAAATTACTTTAGTCGCCAGGGCCGGCCGCTGGTGGATGTGGTGGTAAACACTCTCATGTTTGCCCAAACCATGGCCACGCCAACCTTCAGCCGGGTTGAAGAAAAGGATCTCTACCTGCGCCTGGGCGTGCCCTTAATCAAAGCCATCCTTTCCGTAGCGTCCCGTAGCGAATGGGAAAACAGCCAGCAGGGTCTCGGCCCGCTGGACGTTGTTATGAGCGTGGCCCTGCCGGAGTTTGACGGCGATCTGATTACTGTGCCGGTGGCTACCAGGGAGGAGATGGAAAGAGATCCCCTTACCGGGGCAGCTCCAATTAAATATGTGCCCGTTGCCGAACGAATGCAAAAAGTGGCCTCCCTCGCCTTACGCTGGGCAAGGTTGAGGCGCAAGCCCAACCGCGAGAAAAAAGTGGCCATTATCCTGCACAATTACCCGCCCCGCAACGACCGCATCGGCAACGCCTTCGGCCTGGATACGCCGGCCAGCGTACACCGTTTGCTGGTGGCCATGCACAAGGCCGGTTATCTGGTTGAAGATCTGCCGCCCGATGGAGCGGCTTTGATGGAAAAAGTCCTGTCCGGCTTGACCAACGAGCGGGGCTGGCTGGACCCCCGGGAACTGGAGCGCCGGGCAGCCGCCAGGGTGGAGAAAAGTACTTACAGGGAGTGGTTTTTCGCTTTCCCCGGGATCTCACAGGAGCACCTTAAACGGGACTGGGGGCCCCCTCCCGGAGAGGTTTTCTATTACGGAGATCATTTGCTGGTACCCGGGATATTTCTGGGCAACGTGTTTTTGGGCGTGCAACCGCCGCGAGGCTTTTTGGAAGACCCGTCGAAAATCTACCACAGCCCGGATCTTTCCCCGCCACATCACTACCTGGCCTATTACCGGTGGTTGCGGGATGTTTTTCAAGCAGATATTGTCTTTCATATTGGTAAGCATGGCTCACTGGAGTGGCTTCCCGGCAAGGGGGTGGGACTTTCCGCGGCCTGCTTCCCGGACCTGGCTATTAACGACCTGCCTCACGTTTACCCGTATATTGTAAACAATCCAGGGGAAGGCACCCAGGCCAAGCGCCGTTCCCATGCCTGCATTATTGACCACCTGGTGCCGGTTATGACCAGGGCCGGGTCATATGATGAACTGGCCGAAATTGAGGTTCTCTTGAAGGAATATAACGAAGCAAAAATGATGGACGCTTCCAGGCTGCCCTCCCTGCACAACCTGATCTGGGAAAAAGTGGCACTTACTCATCTGGATCAAGATTTAAAAATAACCCGGGAGGCAGCAGAAAAAGACTGGGAGGATTTTTTGGAGCGCCTGCATTCGTACCTGCACGAGATAAAAGATACGTTGATCCGGGACGGCCTGCACATTTTGGGCCAGCCGCCGGCAGGCGAAGCCCTGGTGGAAATGCTCCTGGCCCTAACCCGCCTGCCCAACGGTCCGGTCCCTTCCTTGCGGGAGCAGGTAGCCGGTATAAAAGGGTTCAGCTATGAAGCACTCCTGTCAAATCCCGGCTATTTCGATCCAGATCGGGGACGTACATATGGAGAAATGCTGGATGAAATTGATAACCTGGCCCGCCGGTTGCTGGAAGCCTTCGTAAATGGCGGTTATACGGTAAATGAAGCGCCCTTTATAGTGCAAAAGCTCCTGGGAAAACAAAATGAGGAGATTTGCCGGGTGCTTGAATACGCAGTCAATACGCTGGTGCCGGCTCTGGCCGCAACAAAGCAGGAACTGGACAACTGCCTCAACGCTTTAGCTGGGGGTTTTGTGCCCCCTGGACCTTCGGGAGCTCCTACCCGTGGCATGGCTGACATTCTCCCTACCGGGCGCAATTTTTACTCCGTCGATCCCCAGGCTGTTCCCAGCCGTGCGGCCTGGCAGGTGGGCTGCTCCCTGGCTGATGCCCTGCTGGAACGGTACAGGCAAGAGAAGGGAACCTATCCCAGGAGTGTTGGCATTGTGGTATGGGCTACCAGCAACATGCGTACGGGCGGTGATGATATAGCCCAGGCGTTGTACTTAATGGGAGTCCGGCCGGTATGGGATGAAAAAAGCGGGAGAATTAAGGGACTGGCTGTAATCCCACTTGAGGAGCTGGGACGGCCCCGGATAGACGTGACCATAAGGGCCAGCGGGATGTTCCGCGATGCCTTTTTAAATGTCATCCACTTGATTGACCAGGCAGTGGAAATGGTGGCCAATCTGGACGAGCCGGAAGATTTGAATTTTGTAGCTGCCCACGTGCGTCAGGAGGTGGCAGAAAAAGTAGCTCAGGGGATAAATCCGGAACAGGCCCGGGAAGAAGCCCTGTGGCGTATTTTCAGCGATCCCCCGGGGTGTTACGGGGCGGGAGTGAGCAACCTCATAACCGCCAGGAACTGGCGGGACGAGAAAGACCTGGGGGAAGTCTACGTCACCTGGGGTGGTTATGCTTACAGCCGGCGCTCTTTTGGTAAAGATGCCCGGCCTGCTTTCCGGCAGCGCCTGGCCCTGGTGGAAGCTACCGTGAAAAATGAGGATACCCGCGAGATCGATATGTACGACAGCGATGACTTTTACTCCTACCACGGCGGGATGGTGGCGGCGGTAAAGGCAATAAAGGGGGAGCCGCCCATGTCTTTCAGCGGCGACAGTTCGGATCCGGCAAGGGTGCGGGTGCGTACTCTCGACGAGGAAACAAAGCATATTTTCCGCGCTCGTGTACTTAATCCCAGGTGGATTGAGAGTATGAAGCGCCATGGTTATAAAGGGGCGGGAGATCTCTCTCACCTGGTGGAGGTGGCTTTCGGCTGGGACGCCACCGCCGGGGTGCTGGAGGACTGGCTTTACGAGGCTCTGGCACATAAGTATGCCCTGGATCCATCCATGCAGGATTGGTTTAAAGAAGTCAATCCCTGGGCTTTGCAGAACATTGTCGAACACTTGCTGGAAGCCATTGAAAGGGGAATGTGGCAGGCAGCACCGGAAATGAACGAGGCATTAAGAGAACTTTACCTGGAAATAGAAGGGGAACTGGAGGCCCGGACGGAATAG